In Sphaeramia orbicularis chromosome 10, fSphaOr1.1, whole genome shotgun sequence, the following proteins share a genomic window:
- the LOC115426850 gene encoding apelin receptor B-like, with translation MESTDSPYDYYDYEETENSTKCDLYEWTASYSVISVFFILIFILGLSGNGVVIFMVWRAKGKRRTADIYIGNLALADLTFVVFLPLWAVYTAMGYHWPFGVALCKISSFLVQLNMYASVFCLTCMSFDRYLAIVHSRSSTHQHTRVYMQASLKVIWLLSGLLATPNLLFRTTKHDLTSNHTLCAKDFSLVVSTTEQENLWIAGLSISSSVLGFLLPFLAMMVCYCFIGCTINRHFNTLRMEDQRKRRLLKIITTVVVVFAACWMPFHVLKSADALSYLDLAPATCAFLRFLLLAHPYTTCLAYFNSCLNPFLYAFFDLHFRSQCLRLLNLSKSLHASPVSCQSSQKREAQALATKVYD, from the coding sequence ATGGAGTCAACTGACAGTCCCTACGACTACTACGACTATGAGGAGACTGAAAACTCCACCAAGTGTGACTTATATGAGTGGACAGCATCCTACTCGGTCATCTCGGTGTTCTTCATACTTATTTTCATCCTGGGTCTGTCTGGAAACGGGGTGGTCATCTTCATGGTGTGGAGAGCCAAGGGGAAGCGCCGCACCGCTGACATATACATCGGGAACCTGGCGCTGGCCGACCTGACTTTCGTGGTTTTTCTGCCGCTGTGGGCTGTGTACACCGCCATGGGCTACCACTGGCCCTTCGGAGTGGCTCTGTGTAAGATCAGCAGCTTCTTGGTTCAGCTCAACATGTACGCCAGCGTCTTCTGCCTCACCTGCATGAGCTTTGACCGCTACCTGGCCATTGTCCACTCCCGGTCCAGCACACACCAGCACACTCGCGTTTATATGCAAGCCTCTCTCAAAGTCATCTGGCTGCTGTCTGGTCTCCTGGCCACACCAAATCTGCTGTTCCGGACCACCAAGCACGACCTAACCAGCAACCACACATTATGTGCCAAGGACTTCAGCCTGGTGGTGTCGACCACGGAGCAAGAGAACCTGTGGATCGCTGGCCTCAGCATCTCATCTTCAGTGCTGGGCTTTCTTCTACCTTTCTTGGCCATGATGGTGTGCTACTGCTTCATCGGATGCACCATCAACCGCCACTTCAATACTCTGCGCATGGAAGACCAGCGTAAGAGGAGGCTCCTGAAGATCATCACCACAGTGGTGGTGGTTTTCGCGGCCTGCTGGATGCCCTTCCATGTTCTTAAGAGTGCTGATGCCCTGTCTTACTTGGACCTTGCTCCTGCTACATGTGCCTTCCTGCGCTTCCTGCTGCTAGCTCACCCCTACACCACCTGCCTGGCCTACTTCAACAGCTGCCTCAACCCTTTCCTGTATGCTTTCTTTGACCTGCACTTCAGATCCCAGTGTCTGCGCCTCCTCAACCTGTCAAAGTCCTTGCACGCCAGCCCTGTCAGCTGTCAGTCCTCTCAGAAGAGAGAGGCTCAGGCTCTGGCCACTAAGGTGTATGACTAA
- the LOC115427037 gene encoding apelin receptor B-like, with the protein MESTDSPYDYYDYEETENSTKCDYSLWTPSYSIIPVLYILIFILGLSGNGVVIFTVWRAKGKRRTADVYIGNLALADLTFVVFLPLWAVYTAMGYHWPFGVALCKISSYVVQLNMYASVFCLTCMSFDRYLAIVHSRSSIHQHTRVYMQASLKVIWLLSGLLATPTLLFRTTNHDLSSNHTSCALDFSLVVSTTEQESLWIAGLSISSSVLGFLLPFLAMMVCYCFIGCTINRHFNTLRMEDQRKRRLLKIITTVVVVFAACWMPFHVLKSADALSYLDLAPATCAFLRFLLLAHPYTTCLAYFNSCLNPFLYAFFDLHFRSQCLRLLNLSKSLHASPVSCQSSQKREAQALATKV; encoded by the coding sequence ATGGAGTCGACGGACAGTCCTTATGACTACTACGACTATGAGGAGACTGAAAACTCCACCAAGTGTGACTATTCTCTGTGGACACCGTCTTACTCGATCATCCCGGTGCTTTACATACTTATCTTCATCCTGGGTCTGTCTGGAAACGGGGTGGTCATCTTCACGGTGTGGAGAGCCAAGGGGAAGCGCCGCACCGCTGATGTCTACATCGGGAACCTGGCGCTGGCCGACCTGACTTTCGTGGTTTTTCTGCCACTGTGGGCTGTGTACACCGCCATGGGCTACCACTGGCCCTTCGGAGTGGCTCTGTGTAAGATCAGCAGCTACGTGGTTCAGCTCAACATGTACGCCAGCGTCTTCTGCCTCACCTGCATGAGCTTCGACCGCTACCTGGCCATTGTCCACTCCCGGTCCAGCATACACCAGCACACTCGCGTTTATATGCAAGCCTCTCTCAAAGTCATCTGGCTGCTGTCTGGTCTCCTGGCCACACCAACTCTGTTGTTCCGGACCACCAACCACGACCTATCCAGCAACCACACATCATGTGCCCTGGACTTCAGCCTGGTGGTGTCGACCACGGAGCAAGAGAGCCTGTGGATCGCTGGCCTCAGCATCTCATCTTCAGTGCTGGGCTTTCTTCTACCTTTCTTGGCCATGATGGTGTGCTACTGCTTCATCGGATGCACCATCAACCGCCACTTCAATACTCTGCGCATGGAAGACCAGCGTAAGAGGAGGCTCCTGAAGATCATCACCACAGTGGTGGTGGTTTTCGCGGCCTGCTGGATGCCCTTCCATGTTCTTAAGAGTGCTGATGCCCTGTCTTACTTGGACCTTGCTCCTGCTACATGTGCCTTCCTGCGCTTCCTGCTGCTAGCTCACCCCTACACCACCTGCCTGGCCTACTTCAACAGCTGCCTCAACCCTTTCCTGTATGCTTTCTTTGACCTGCACTTCAGATCCCAGTGTCTGCGCCTCCTCAACCTGTCAAAGTCCTTGCACGCCAGCCCTGTCAGCTGTCAGTCCTCTCAGAAGAGAGAGGCTCAGGCTCTGGCCACAAAGGTGTGA